The DNA window AATGCCTAAAAGAGTAAAACGCCGTAGAGTGCAAAGAGGAAGAATGACAGGTAAAGCTACTCGAGGCAACAAGATTTCTTACGGTGAATTTGGATTACAAGCATTAGAACCAGCTTGGATTACATCCAATCAGATAGAAGCAGCAAGAAGAGCTATGACAAGATATGTTAAGAGGGGCGGAAAGGTCTGGATAAAAGTATTCCCAGATAAGCCAATAACACAAAAACCTGCTGAAACTCGTATGGGTTCTGGTAAAGGTTCACCAGAATATTGGGTAGCAGTAGTAAAACCAGGAAGAGTATTATTCGAAATGGCTGGAATTCCTGAAGAAACTGCAAGAGAGGCCATGAGACTAGCAGCACATAAATTACCTATTAAAACTAAATTTGTCACTCGACAAGATGTAATTGAAGAGGGTGGTGAAGCTAATGAAAGCTAATGAAATTCGTCAAATGACTGCTCAAGAACTTGATAACAAACTTAACGATTTAAAGGCTGAACTGTTTAACCTAAGATTTCAATTAGCTACAGGACAGCTTGATAACCCAATGAGAATCAAATCTGTTAGAAAAGATATTGCGCGTGTAAAGACAATAATAAGGGAAAGAGAAATAAAACAGATTAACGCATAGTTGCAAGGGAAAGGAGGGCCAACCTAATGCAAAGAGGTAACAGGAAGGTTAGAACAGGTCGAGTTGTAAGCGACAAGATGGACAAAACAATTGTAGTTGCTATAGAAACATTTGTTGCACATCCTTTATACGGGAAAATGGTTAAAAAAACTACAAAATTTAAAGCTCATGATGAAAACAATGAATGCCGTATTGGCGATAAAGT is part of the Proteiniborus sp. MB09-C3 genome and encodes:
- the rpsQ gene encoding 30S ribosomal protein S17 translates to MQRGNRKVRTGRVVSDKMDKTIVVAIETFVAHPLYGKMVKKTTKFKAHDENNECRIGDKVKIMETRPLSREKRWRLVEIIEKAK
- the rplP gene encoding 50S ribosomal protein L16, which gives rise to MLMPKRVKRRRVQRGRMTGKATRGNKISYGEFGLQALEPAWITSNQIEAARRAMTRYVKRGGKVWIKVFPDKPITQKPAETRMGSGKGSPEYWVAVVKPGRVLFEMAGIPEETAREAMRLAAHKLPIKTKFVTRQDVIEEGGEANES
- the rpmC gene encoding 50S ribosomal protein L29 gives rise to the protein MKANEIRQMTAQELDNKLNDLKAELFNLRFQLATGQLDNPMRIKSVRKDIARVKTIIREREIKQINA